In the genome of Drosophila yakuba strain Tai18E2 chromosome 3R, Prin_Dyak_Tai18E2_2.1, whole genome shotgun sequence, one region contains:
- the LOC6538702 gene encoding protein phosphatase 1 regulatory subunit 21 has translation MAEKSLAMEGTVPEAKYQKLATEYSKLRAQATVLKKAVLEEQSKEASLREQLQQYATSLRRTEQEVDSLGFRNKQLESRVSQLQQEISVHEQPKKKDKDSGGRRGLQNNSSRPEADPPSDAAQEALIFEELQKKIMENAQLTSLIDDKQRDLLLHTERIATLEQKLEKRIGDQNELEKRLRKEVETLQHRNSELETKLVDAASMLGSEDALSATGSDNTPLHNLQQQSNSNQLTSEDRIALLEKEAAYWRAQFEVAKLHQAFVSNPSKDLSMCSCSTAAAGVTVRPAEPETKGSQRARDSLQEPAEPPSKEQLIYSVFSKKFEDLMRLKVQAESKLRSYELEVQHLQNCLENATHELKAKDDQLASLGGALQMLEEELTTTRINYEEQISVLTEQVISLSDQLAACK, from the exons ATGGCAGAGAAATCGCTGGCCATGGAGGGCACCGTGCCGGAGGCCAAGTACCAGAAACTGGCCACAGAATACTCAAAG CTGAGGGCCCAAGCGACGGTGCTGAAGAAGGCGGTGCTCGAGGAGCAGTCCAAGGAGGCCAGCTTGcgggagcagctgcagcagtacgCCACCTCGTTGCGGCGTACGGAGCAGGAGGTGGACTCTCTGGGCTTTCGCAACAAGCAGCTGGAGTCCCGGGTGTCCCAGCTGCAACAAGAAATCTCGGTGCACGAGCAGCCCAAGAAGAAGGACAAGGACTCCGGCGGCAGGCGGGGATTGCAGAACAATAGTAGCCGCCCAGAAGCCGATCCACCATCGGATGCCGCTCAAGAAGCGCTCATCTTTGAGGAACTGCAGAAGAAAATCATGGAGAATGCGCAGCTGACGTCATTG ATTGACGACAAGCAAAGGGATCTGCTGCTGCACACGGAGCGCATCGCAACGCTGGAACAAAAGCTGGAGAAGCGCATCGGCGATCAGAACGAGCTGGAGAAGCGACTCAGGAAGGAGGTGGAAACGCTGCAGCACAGGAACAGCGAGCTGGAAACTAAGCTTGTCGATGCGGCCAGCATG CTTGGCAGCGAGGATGCACTGAGCGCCACCGGCAGCGATAATACTCCTCTCCACAATCTCCAGCAGCAGTCGAATAGCAACCAACTCACTTCCGAGGATCGCATTGCGCTGCTCGAGAAGGAGGCGGCGTATTGGAGGGCTCAATTTGAAGTGGCCAAGCTGCACCAAGCATTTGTCTCGAACCCCAGCAAGGATCTCAGCATGTGCAGCTGCAGCACGGCGGCGGCGGGCGTCACCGTTCGACCGGCAGAGCCGGAAACGAAAGGCAGCCAGCGGGCGCGAGACTCACTGCAGGAACCAGCCGAGCCGCCCTCCAAGGAGCAACTCATTTACAGTGTGTTCAGCAAGAAGTTCGAGGATCTGATGCGACTGAAAGTGCAAGCGGAGTCGAAGCTGCGATCTTACGAGCTGGAGGTGCAGCATCTGCAAAACTGCCTGGAGAACGCGACGCACGAACTGAAGGCCAAGGACGATCAGTTAGCCAGTTTGGGGGGAGCCCTGCAAATGCTCGAAGAGGAGTTG ACCACGACGCGTATTAACTACGAGGAGCAAATCAGCGTGCTGACGGAGCAGGTCATTAGTTTAAGTGACCAGCTGGCCGCCTGCAAGTGA
- the LOC6538700 gene encoding uncharacterized protein LOC6538700: protein MALQVTINGKFGANLRRPIGPLDDPEQVRKDLESERRITRLKQVREKSNHLARQIREEVAAEKRRQIDKLEQVKQKELDAWREHVLVKKHQDYRSAIFQVGAAHRAAQEENERIEQQKQERIEKIQRCRKQAMKRSGKASVELRATNAMNLNAEGRASAGTQTTVVEDKENRLESGCNKPCCKGKRKRTTSCGCASTDGEDEKEDDASSQDDSSILLSESPKSNRRLQKTPPVILDVEIEETISETHKSPEGMDINDRFMQTNRKFSHVVRPSDDEPQRRPRFTQISDLVRKTTTTMRTGPTQQREADHSPSVSAPPSPTKSLPRSPRKTVEREEPVPAPAPRKSPTKTAKGSPKKTATAARNQPTVKRPGLKINPAPAKVIDAGLQRGQKAKTPATLRKVTAIHEPAAEPPRILQQIPEQTMPPMPNPPLTHCYPMPQNQPYMHPYAQHPMQPYAMPYSMPFPMQAQFPQPHPMYAPQHMMPNQPAVHVPAVTAPPSTATHSTVSTTTYTMSTRQDPKTTQSGRVQFYDHSNKYHRTYEAPTQSVQCNEKDATQMTAMDHARIENQLRELREQELDKLRKISNDRGQKALEREQVRRDCAELTEKLDALTQQQPQLLPTDANIIPSHRFADAAARREQKMNEAMEEMLLRPAIITCPEVRTKPTPPNSSRGKSKAPMAVNVGEPPVQMGRDNLGSTESCCSILLDYVDDQSKQLKSDLKAEQSNSLKAMRLRSLLERIEKIRVQLLEELKAGETAGSKGDNAQELNNIRQERADILSERTRTLNERESDLQQKEAILEQRLRKFYKETKSAKSSEADQPKATAKEDGPVEIIIKVRSDGTVKQYVPRAKSKAKAKPSAIDNEKDVPLGSTESTPRDDAAKQTPQDHGKRPLPQDQRQISIDSNSTAYRSLPSVSYKNLNPGIPSAPVAPASAPLHPMVVQYINRLLGMTRQSIDDMGVSSSYVATPSTSVINSSRNVTPCAEPEAGRAERDQDEETVMNEQRVERVQSFIADNRSLIDDLEASIRCQQQLQREQQSQDEERSLRAFDQIWNKRLAKNLEDCQQTNKQKEHKVEKITQGDRKNVSAQKENGRVLASQERERQQPSKGAVQQKREQKTMKHGGVSLPVDKSTNRVVAEKSKCQSTSDESSARNMERYAQLTENCTQRIAELTELITKVREEKQRLVEVTLTSNSDGERQSTEYFELPTGQKRTRCRTLSDRSDSQTPSTSEALPLQKHKPTAASRDSGIADSRPITAQGQVCVDVEPISLGSSTQNNTARGRMKAPPATIRRYSPQLNAEDLAHELSTITEVETPGQSHIVAATHKPFPSFDQYARELQLDLSRLDADQSQRLQGEFNELIHAINQRTQGTDYREFPSINAYLHNMTSTHIHLEIGQDADQATLSPGELLRQLRVVNASIQEFPKRREYFEKLMAKQPADQRDLIDSDRLENDSSDSFNIEEELRQRNILKNSFRRGNATDTTVTGQEVASSTRRESVAPVTNDQPNESGIDPLSGSNFSSDGDQRGQCWHTTMHQRQQQVDELCSSSTTASSPERRPRKSRLRGGNDHSYRSKDESTVQDASQIGRSLNLREFLTRELLKHRVHNGDTTESSDESLRGHFLKSVLHSLSPSNNEQTAGVGVSHATGATNDRQKTSTPVGSFLSIPEKAGSVNSTGSQLFSGESRISLVNYPDGTPPIPYEQSKLSTNQTRQSSGQIGSGVKTSHRKSPRK, encoded by the exons ATGGCTCTGCAGGTAACCATAAATGGAAAGTTCGGGGCCAACTTGAGGAGGCCCATCGGACCACTGGACGATCCAGAGCAAGTGCGCAAAGATCTCGAGAGTGAGCGTCGCATAACCCGTTTGAAGCAG GTGCGTGAGAAGTCCAACCACCTGGCACGCCAGATACGCGAGGAGGTGGCTGCCGAAAAGCGGCGTCAAATCGACAAATTGGAGCAGGTCAAGCAAAAGGAGCTAGATGCGTGGCGTGAGCATGTTTTGGTCAAAAAACACCAGGACTACCGTTCGGCCATTTTCCAGGTGGGCGCCGCCCATCGCGCCGCACAGGAGGAAAACGAACGCAtcgagcagcagaagcaagAGAGAATCGAGAAAATCCAAAGGTGTCGCAAGCAGGCCATGAAAAGATCGGGAAAAGCTAGCGTCGAGTTGCGCGCCACAAACGCAATGAATCTGAATGCGGAGGGACGTGCCTCGGCGGGCACACAAACGACCGTTGTCGAGGACAAAGAAAATCGACTGGAGAGCGGTTGTAACAAACCCTGTTGCAAGGGCAAACGCAAAAGGACAACCAGCTGTGGATGTGCCAGCACCGATGGTGAGGATGAGAAGGAGGATGACGCATCCTCCCAGGACGACTCATCCATTCTGCTCAGCGAGAGTCCCAAAAGCAATCGACGGCTCCAGAAGACTCCCCCCGTAATCCTAGACGTGGAAATCGAGGAAACCATTTCCGAAACCCACAAGAGTCCTGAAGGTATGGATATAAATGATAGGTTCATGCAAACCAACCGCAAATTCAGCCATGTCGTGAGACCCAGCGATGATGAACCCCAACGTCGGCCGAGATTTACTCAGATCAGCGATTTGGTAAGGAAAACCACAACTACCATGCGAACTGGGCCAACTCAGCAAAGGGAAGCAGATCATTCTCCATCGGTATCTGCGCCGCCTAGTCCCACCAAATCTCTGCCAAGATCGCCCAGGAAAACTGTAGAGCGTGAGGAACCCGTTCCTGCTCCAGCACCCAGAAAATCACCCACTAAAACTGCCAAAGGATCCCCCAAGAAAACCGCGACGGCAGCACGTAATCAGCCGACAGTCAAGAGACCGGGCTTAAAAATTAATCCAGCTCCTGCCAAGGTAATAGATGCGGGATTACAAAGAGGTCAGAAGGCCAAAACTCCAGCTACGCTGCGCAAAGTAACAGCCATACACGAGCCAGCAGCGGAACCTCCCCGAATCCTTCAACAGATTCCAGAGCAGACTATGCCACCCATGCCAAATCCACCATTGACCCATTGTTATCCCATGCCGCAGAATCAGCCGTACATGCATCCGTATGCCCAACACCCGATGCAACCATATGCGATGCCATACTCAATGCCATTTCCCATGCAAGCCCAGTTTCCACAACCTCATCCGATGTACGCGCCGCAGCATATGATGCCGAATCAGCCAGCCGTGCACGTTCCCGCTGTTACTGCTCCACCGAGCACTGCTACGCACTCCACTGTATCCACCACCACATATACCATGTCCACGCGACAGGACCCAAAGACGACTCAATCGGGGCGTGTGCAGTTCTACGACCATAGCAATAAATACCATAGAACGTACGAAGCTCCGACGCAGTCGGTGCAGTGCAATGAGAAGGATGCCACCCAAATGACCGCCATGGATCATGCTCGCATCGAGAACCAACTGAGGGAGCTGCGGGAACAGGAGCTGGACAAACTTAG GAAAATCAGTAACGATCGTGGCCAAAAGGCTCTGGAACGCGAGCAAGTGCGAAGGGATTGTGCCGAATTAACCGAAAAGCTGGATGCCTTAACtcaacagcaaccacagctCTTGCCAACCGAT GCTAACATTATACCCAGCCATCGGTTCGCGGATGCGGCTGCCAGGCGAGAGCAGAAGATGAACGAGGCAATGGAAGAAATGCTGCTTCGTCCGGCCATCATCACCTGCCCGGAAGTGCGCACCAAACCAACGCCTCCAAACTCGTCGCGCGGCAAATCGAAAGCTCCCATGGCCGTCAATGTGGGTGAACCTCCTGTTCAAATGGGCCGCGATAATCTTGGCAGCACGGAGAGCTGCTGCTCCATACTCCTCGACTATGTTGATGATCAAAGCAAACAGCTCAAGTCGGACCTGAAGGCCGAGCAATCAAACTCACTGAAAGCGATGAGGCTAAGAAGTTTGCTTGAGCGCATTGAAAAAATTCGAGTCCAGCTGTTGGAGGAACTGAAGGCGGGCGAGACAGCTGGATCAAAAGGGGACAATGCACAGGAATTGAATAATATACGTCAGGAGCGAGCTGATATTCTATCCGAGAGAACGAGGACCTTGAACGAACGCGAATCTGATTTGCAACAGAAGGAGGCTATTCTCGAGCAGCGGCTAAGAAAATTCTACAAAGAGACAAAAAGCGCAAAATCCAGCGAAGCTGATCAGCCAAAGGCAACCGCAAAAGAAGACGGGCCAGTGGAGATCATCATTAAAGTGAGAAGCGACGGTACTGTAAAACAATATGTACCAAGAGCCAAGTCGaaagccaaagcaaagccGTCAGCTATTGATAATGAAAAGGATGTGCCCCTGGGCTCAACTGAGAGCACACCAAGAGACGATGCGGCAAAGCAGACGCCACAGGATCACGGAAAGCGGCCATTGCCACAGGATCAGCGTCAGATATCCATAGATTCCAACTCCACCGCCTATCGCAGTCTGCCGTCAGTAAGCTATAAAAATTTGAATCCAGGAATTCCTTCTGCACCGGTGGCTCCCGCTTCTGCTCCGTTACATCCCATGGTTGTTCAATACATAAACCGTCTGCTGGGAATGACCCGCCAAAGTATAGATGATATGGGTGTCAGTTCCTCGTATGTGGCCACACCCTCAACCTCGGTGATCAACTCATCGAGAAACGTTACGCCCTGTGCCGAGCCCGAAGCTGGAAGAGCTGAAAGGGATCAGGATGAAGAGACGGTGATGAACGAGCAGCGCGTGGAGCGGGTGCAATCCTTTATTGCCGACAATCGCAGCTTAATCGATGATTTGGAAGCATCAATACGttgccagcagcagctgcaaagGGAGCAGCAGTCGCAGGACGAAGAGAGAAGTCTGCGCGCCTTCGATCAAATATGGAACAAGCGCTTGGCCAAGAATCTAGAAGATTGTCAGCAAACCAACAAACAGAAAGAGCACAAAGTGGAAAAGATTACTCAGGGAGACAGGAAAAATGTGTCAGCTCAAAAAGAAAACGGCAGAGTTCTGGCTTCTCAAGAAAGGGAGCGACAGCAGCCATCCAAAGGTGCAGTGCAACAAAAAAGAGAACAAAAGACCATGAAACATGGCGGAGTATCCTTGCCTGTCGATAAAAGCACAAACCGCGTAGTGGCCGAAAAATCGAAATGCCAATCTACCAGCGACGAGTCCTCTGCTCGAAACATGGAACGCTATGCGCAGCTCACGGAGAATTGCACCCAGCGGATCGCCGAACTGACGGAGCTGATCACGAAGGTGCGCGAGGAGAAGCAACGACTGGTGGAGGTCACCCTCACATCGAACAGCGATGGCGAGCGCCAATCCACTGAATACTTTGAGCTCCCAACTGGACAAAAGCGCACCAGATGCCGAACACTGTCCGATCGCAGCGACTCTCAAACGCCTTCGACCTCGGAAGCCTTGCCGCTGCAGAAGCACAAGCCGACAGCAGCCAGCAGGGATAGTGGCATCGCGGACTCGCGTCCCATAACGGCCCAGGGACAGGTGTGCGTCGATGTGGAACCCATCTCGCTCGGCTCCTCCACGCAGAACAATACAGCACGCGGCCGAATGAAGGCTCCTCCGGCCACGATTAGGCGGTATAGTCCTCAACTGAACGCCGAGGATCTGGCGCACGAGTTGTCGACCATCACCGAAGTGGAAACGCCGGGACAATCACATATTGTGGCCGCCACACACAAGCCGTTTCCCAGTTTTGATCAGTATGCCAGAGAATTGCAGTTGGATCTGTCGCGCTTGGATGCTGATCAGAGCCAACGGTTGCAGGGTGAATTTAATGAGTTGATACACGCGATCAACCAGCGCACTCAAGGAACGGACTACCGTGAGTTTCCTAGCATTAATGCGTATCTTCATAACATGACCAGCACCCACATCCACCTGGAGATAGGTCAGGATGCCGATCAGGCCACTCTGTCGCCGGGTGAACTGTTGCGACAGCTGCGTGTGGTCAATGCTAGTATCCAAGAATTTCCCAAACGCAGGGAATACTTTGAAAAACTTATGGCCAAGCAACCGGCCGATCAGAGGGACCTCATAGACAGTGACCGTTTGGAGAATGATTCTTCGGATTCATTCAATATAGAGGAGGAACTCCGCCAGCGAAATATTCTGAAGAACTCTTTTCGACGAGGCAATGCCACTGACACCACAGTGACCGGTCAGGAGGTGGCTAGTAGTACGCGGCGCGAGAGCGTCGCCCCGGTAACCAACGATCAACCGAACGAGAGTGGCATAGATCCCCTATCCGGCAGCAACTTTTCCAGCGACGGGGATCAGAGAGGTCAGTGCTGGCATACCACAATGCatcagcggcaacagcagGTGGATGAgttgtgcagcagcagcacaacagCCTCGTCGCCAGAAAGACGGCCGCGAAAGTCGCGGCTACGTGGAGGCAACGATCACAGTTACAGGTCCAAGGACGAATCCACAGTGCAGGATGCAAGTCAGATAGGAAGATCGCTTAATCTGCGGGAATTCCTAACGCGCGAGCTTCTCAAACATCGAGTGCACAACGGCGACACCACTGAGAGTTCAGATGAGTCGCTAAGGGGACACTTTTTGAAGTCGGTGCTGCACTCGCTCTCCCCCAGCAACAATGAGCAAACAGCAGGAGTGGGTGTAAGCCATGCCACCGGAGCGACCAACGACAGACAAAAGACATCCACACCAGTGGGATCATTCCTCTCCATACCAGAGAAAGCTGGGTCCGTGAACAGCACCGGTTCGCAACTGTTTTCCGGAGAGAGTCGCATCTCGCTGGTAAACTATCCAGATGGAACTCCACCCATTCCTTATGAACAAAGCAAACTAAGTACAAATCAAACTCGCCAATCCTCAGGTCAAATAGGATCAGGTGTGAAGACGTCGCATCGAAAGTCACCTCGAAAATGA
- the LOC6538699 gene encoding ATP-binding cassette sub-family C member 4, translating to MDSSAKPTRKNPRQHANIISQLIFAWAIPLLYRGSRRGLNTDDLTQCLKEDQSEQLGDRLEDQWFKELERSHRKKQKPRLRNALFRCFLGPTIINGLICLIYIVIKTLIPAVLAQLLIQFQKTSVPEVRNINLNDVSISDSLNRTAREIGNYVMSQTVAASGGSPGDAFSPNSLDKGGPLREPMHPPVDGVDHNATAVRSLMDWTVDNMWNDMYSLGAVLVLSTLFCCFLLHHVDLRQRLMGARMRIACCSLIYRKTLRLSMKTAGQTPAGYLINLLSNDVNRLDYGFIFVHWIWIMPLQAVLTCYLIWLNIGIPAVVGVVGLLLKTVPVQTALSKVTSVLRMRIAERTDARVGIMNELVQGIQVIKMYAWEKPFQAVVAEARRSEIKQIRYASYLRGFYLSTMVFTERSTLYITLAAAALMGQTITADFVFSAASYYNILQLVAAIWYPLAVSFGAEALVSLRRIQDFLLLEGREERTQGLTHKRDQEGGDSRAVTIKDINASWDNEKPQRTLQGINLQIEKGQLCAVIGPVGAGKSSILQLLLGELPVIDGGVYIQGDLSYAAQEPWLFTGSVRNNILFGEEFDRKRYQEVTRCCALSTDFQQLPNGDKTLVGERGASLSGGQRARISLARAVYKSAQIYLMDDPLSAVDAHVGRHLFDEVIGPRGRLAQLKATRILVTHQVHFLSEADVIVIVDQGRILRQGTYQELVNSDLDFAKLLERPKEEEAENSRNQSSPLSSNSLDSDDEDIPFIDGVKDGYQQLRKQSSSIHGSKSLDSTQLEDNVDEDALAEAQASGGISPRVWYEYFHAGSTLLSFSFMVFVMVMSQVVCSSSDFFANIWTQQEHQRSQGEVTSFTTFECMYIYGALIIAVVIMTTFRGFLFFKICMHASKVLHDRMFACILHATMRFFDTTPSGRILNRFSKDMGAIDELLPRAMMDFIQIALVMFGILIVIGILNPVLVAAMLVVAVVDVLILKLYLRPSQDLKRLEGICRSPVFSHLSASLTGLAIIRSRQLQDVVAKEFDLLQDVHSSVWQLTMAANTALGLWLDCVSCVFLTTVTFSFIISSETTYSGNVGLAIAQAMILTGMVQYGVRQVAESLQQMTSVERVLQYTELEQEPALSEKSPPKQWPTRGQVEFRNMNCRYDPNGSPVLKNLNLTIEAGWKVGIVGRTGAGKSSLIGALFRLAHIEGEILIDGIETGTISLEILRTRISIIPQDPVLFSATIRYNLDPFERYTDAELWSALEDVELRGAIPGLDYLVTERGGNFSVGQRQLLCLARAILRNNKVLVLDEATANVDPQTDALIQRTIRNKFKQCTVLTVAHRLHTVMDSDRIIVMDAGVAVEFDVPYFLLKKSQGHLRQMVEATGNEAEALKKTASDSHKRMQRERDERDRDVDEGERQE from the exons ATGGATAGTAGTGCCAAGCCAACGCGGAAAAACCCGCGACAgcatgcaaatattatttcacaACTAATATTTGCCTGGGCGATACCCTTACTCTATCGAGGATCCCGCAGAGGCCTGAATACGGATGACCTTACGCAATGTCTCAAGGAAGATCAATCCGAGCAGTTGGGCGACCGTTTGGAAGA TCAATGGTTTAAGGAACTGGAGCGATCCCACCGCAAGAAACAGAAGCCCCGTCTCAGAAACGCACTGTTCCGCTGTTTTCTAGGTCCCACGATCATCAATGGCCTCATTTGCTTAATCTACATAGTAATCAA AACCTTGATTCCTGCTGTTCTTGCGCAGCTGTTGATTCAGTTCCAAAAAACTTCTGTGCCAGAGGTAAGAAATATCAATTTGAATGATGTTTCGATATCCGATTCCTTGAATCGAACTGCACGGGAAATAGGAAACTATGTGATGAGTCAGACTGTCGCCGCTTCTGGCGGATCTCCGGGTGATG CCTTTTCCCCCAATTCACTGGACAAAGGGGGTCCCCTGAGGGAACCGATGCATCCTCCAGTAGATGGAGTTGACCACAATGCAACCGCTGTGCGAAGCCTCATGGATTGGACCGTCGACAACATGTGGAACGATATGTACAGTCTGGGCGCCGTGCTGGTGCTCTCGACGCTGTTCTGCTGCTTCCTGCTGCACCATGTCGATCTTCGCCAGCGCCTGATGGGCGCCCGGATGCGAATAGCCTGCTGCTCGCTGATCTATCGGAAAACCCTACGGCTCTCGATGAAAACGGCTGGTCAGACGCCAGCTGGTTACCTAATCAACCTGCTCTCAAATGACGTCAACCGTTTGGACTATGGCTTCATATTCGTACACTGGATCTGGATTATGCCGTTGCAGGCGGTGCTCACGTGCTACCTGATTTGGCTGAACATTGGCATCCCAGCGGTTGTGGGAGTAGTTGGACTGCTTTTGAAAACGGTGCCCGTGCAGACGGCCTTGAGCAAGGTAACCTCTGTGCTGCGGATGAGAATTGCGGAGCGAACAGACGCGAGAGTGGGCATCATGAACGAGCTGGTGCAGGGCATTCAGGTTATCAAGATGTACGCCTGGGAGAAACCTTTCCAGGCGGTGGTGGCCGAGGCTCGGCGGAGCGAAATCAAGCAGATCCGATATGCATCTTACCTGCGTGGCTTCTACCTCAGCACCATGGTGTTCACAGAGCGATCCACCTTGTACATCACCCTGGCAGCGGCCGCTTTAATGGGCCAAACCATAACGGCTGACTTTGTCTTCTCAGCTGCCAGTTACTACAACATCCTGCAACTGGTGGCTGCCATTTGGTATCCGCTAGCTGTTAGTTTCGGAGCGGAAGCTTTAGTTTCGCTGCGTCGGATTCAGGACTTCCTTCTGCTCGAGGGACGTGAGGAGCGCACCCAAGGACTAACCCATAAGCGAGATCAGGAAGGGGGAGACTCGAGAGCTGTGACCATCAAGGATATCAATGCCAGCTGGGATAATGAGAAGCCACAGAGAACGTTGCAAGGCATAAATCTGCAGATCGAGAAGGGCCAACTGTGCGCTGTGATTGGACCGGTGGGAGCCGGAAAGAGTTCTATCCTCCAGTTGCTCCTGGGTGAACTGCCAGTTATCGATGGAGGAGTATATATCCAGGGTGACCTCTCCTATGCAGCCCAGGAACCATGGCTCTTTACGGGATCGGTGCGAAATAACATCCTTTTCGGTGAGGAGTTCGATAGGAAGCGCTACCAGGAGGTAACACGGTGCTGTGCCCTCAGCACGGATTTCCAACAGCTGCCAAATGGAGACAAAACACTGGTGGGTGAGCGCGGAGCGTCCTTATCCGGAGGCCAAAGAGCACGCATCAGCTTGGCCCGAGCTGTCTACAAGTCTGCCCAGATTTATTTGATGGACGATCCGCTAAGTGCTGTAGATGCGCACGTGGGCAGGCATCTCTTCGATGAGGTCATTGGACCCAGAGGACGACTGGCTCAGCTGAAGGCGACCCGCATTCTAGTGACCCACCAGGTGCACTTCCTGTCCGAGGCCGATGTTATTGTGATTGTCGACCAGGGAAGGATTTTGAGGCAAGGCACCTACCAGGAGCTGGTAAACAGTGATTTGGACTTCGCAAAGCTTCTGGAGCGAcccaaggaggaggaggcggaaaACAGTCGCAACCAATCATCCCCGTTAAGTTCCAACTCACTGGACAGTGACGACGAGGACATACCCTTCATCGATGGTGTGAAAGATGGGTATCAGCAGTTGAGAAAACAGAGCAGCTCGATACATGGCAGCAAGTCG TTGGACAGCACCCAATTGGAAGATAATGTCGATGAGGATGCTCTGGCCGAGGCCCAAGCATCTGGCGGCATATCACCGCGCGTTTGGTACGAGTACTTCCATGCGGGCAGCACTCTCCTGAGCTTCAGCTTCATGGTCTTTGTGATGGTTATGTCCCAGGTGGTGTGCAGCAGTTCTGATTTCTTTGCCAACATCTGGACACAGCAGGAGCATCAGCGGTCGCAGGGAGAGGTCACCAGCTTCACCACCTTCGAGTGCATGTACATATACGGTGCTCTGATCATCGCCGTGGTGATCATGACCACGTTCCGGGGTTTCCTGTTCTTCAAGATTTGCATGCATGCGTCTAAGGTGCTGCACGATCGCATGTTTGCCTGCATCCTGCACGCCACCATGAGATTCTTTGACACCACTCCCTCGGGAAGGATTCTGAATCGCTTCTCCAAGGATATGGGCGCCATTGATGAGCTGTTGCCGCGGGCCATGATGGATTTTATACAGATCGCCCTGGTGATGTTTGGAATTCTCATTGTGATTGGTATACTGAATCCGGTTTTGGTGGCCGCCATGCTGGTGGTGGCCGTTGTGGATGTGCTCATCTTGAAGTTGTATCTGAGGCCCTCGCAGGATCTCAAACGATTGGAGGGCATCTGCCGCAGTCCGGTATTCTCACATCTCAGTGCTTCCCTTACGGGTCTGGCCATCATTCGATCCCGCCAGTTGCAAGATGTGGTGGCCAAGGAGTTTGATTTGCTGCAGGATGTGCATAGTAGCGTGTGGCAACTGACCATGGCAGCGAATACGGCTTTAGGCTTGTGGCTGGACTGCGTCAGTTGCGTCTTCCTAACCACTGTCACCTTTAGCTTCATTATCTCCAGTGAAA cTACTTATAGCGGTAACGTAGGCTTGGCCATTGCCCAGGCCATGATCCTAACCGGAATGGTGCAATATGGAGTGCGCCAGGTGGCCGAGTCCTTGCAGCAAATGACCAGCGTGGAACGCGTCCTGCAATACACCGAACTGGAGCAGGAGCCAGCGCTGAGCGAGAAGTCGCCACCGAAGCAGTGGCCCACCCGTGGTCAGGTGGAATTCCGCAACATGAACTGTCGTTATGATCCAAATGGATCGCCGGTGCTTAAGAACCTGAATCTGACCATTGAGGCGGGCTGGAAGGTTGGCATTGTGGGACGTACGGGTGCCGGAAAGTCCTCGCTAATTGGAGCTCTCTTCCGACTGGCTCACATCGAGGGAGAGATTCTTATCGATGGCATAGAGACGGGAACGATTTCATTGGAAATTCTGCGCACGCGCATCTCGATTATACCCCAGGATCCGGTACTGTTTTCGGCCACCATCCGCTACAATCTGGACCCCTTCGAGCGGTATACAGATGCCGAGCTGTGGAGCGCTCTGGAGGATGTGGAGCTGCGAGGAGCTATTCCCGGCCTGGACTATCTGGTCACGGAAAGGGGCGGCAATTTCAGCGTGGGCCAGCGTCAGTTGCTCTGTCTGGCAAGGGCGATTCTGCGAAACAACAAGGTGCTGGTACTGGATGAGGCCACGGCCAATGTGGATCCACA AACCGATGCCCTGATCCAGCGCACCATACGCAACAAGTTCAAGCAGTGCACAGTTCTCACCGTTGCTCATCGATTGCACACAGTCATGGATTCGGATCGGATTATAGTAATGGATGCTGGTGTAGCAGTGGAATTCGATGTGCCGTATTTTCTGCTCAAGAAGTCGCAAGGACATCTCCGGCAAATGGTCGAGGCCACTGGCAACGAAGCGGAAGCACTGAAGAAGACGGCCAGTGACAGTCACAAAAGGATGCAGCGGGAGCGGGATGAGCGAGACCGCGATGTGGATGAAGGTGAGCGCCAGGAGTGA
- the LOC6538701 gene encoding iron-sulfur cluster assembly 2 homolog, mitochondrial produces MAFLLRQVARTGFQRNLILMRHATASTSANPELSVQVSESCLKRLREICVDGSFLRVTVEGGGCSGFQYKFDLDKQLNEDDRQFGEGEAKVVIDTVSLEYCSGATVDYHSELIRAGFRMVANPLAEQGCSCGSSFSIKL; encoded by the exons ATGGCGTTCCTACTGCGGCAAGTGGCCAGAACCGGATTCCAAAG AAATCTAATCCTAATGCGGCATGCCACCGCCTCCACATCCGCCAATCCCGAGCTGAGTGTCCAGGTGAGCGAGAGCTGCTTGAAGCGACTCCGCGAGATCTGCGTGGACGGATCCTTTCTGCGTGTGACCGTCGAGGGCGGCGGATGCTCCGGCTTTCAGTACAAATTCGATTTGGACAAGCAGCTGAACGAGGATGACCGGCAGTTTGGCGAGGGTGAGGCCAAGGTGGTGATCGATACCGTCTCGCTGGAGTACTGCAGCGGCGCCACCGTGGACTACCACAGCGAACTAATACGCGCCGGCTTTCGGATGGTGGCCAATCCGCTGGCGGAACAGGGCTGCTCCTGCGGCTCCTCATTCTCAATCAAATtgtaa